In Pristis pectinata isolate sPriPec2 chromosome 11, sPriPec2.1.pri, whole genome shotgun sequence, the following proteins share a genomic window:
- the exosc8 gene encoding exosome complex component RRP43 isoform X2: MAAGFKTVEPLEYYRKFLKENCRPDGRELGEFRTTTLNIGSITTADGSALVKLGNTTVVCGIKVEFAAPTVDAPNKGYIVPNVDLPPLCSSRFRPGPPGEQAQAASQFIFDVIENSQIIQKEDLCIEKGKLAWVVYCDMMCLDYDGNLLDACITALLAALKNVQLPSVSISEETGLAEVNMNQKSQLNIKKHPVATSFAIFDDTIFIVDPTAEEEALASGMATVVIDEEDRLCAVHKPGFQHCFRKPSKKVFKPLQKICSQTINTEVSNSSFCH, from the exons AACTGTAGAACCCTTGGAATACTACAGGAAATTTCTG AAAGAAAATTGTCGACCTGATGGAAGGGAATTGGGTGAATTCAGAACGACAACGCTCAATATAG GATCAATTACAACTGCGGATGGTTCTGCACTGGTAAAGCTGGGAAATACGACAGTCGTTTGTGGCATCAAAGTG GAATTTGCAGCACCAACAGTGGATGCTCCAAATAAAGGGTATATAG TACCAAATGTAGATTTACCACCCTTGTGTTCTTCAAGATTTCGACCTGGCCCTCCTGGGGAACAAGCACAAGCTGCAAGTCAGTTTATTTTTGATGTGATAGAAAA TTCACAAATTATACAGAAGGAGGATCTCTGTATTGAGAAAGGAAAG CTTGCATGGGTTGTATATTGTGACATGATGTGCTTAGATTATGATGGAAACTTACTGGATGCCTGTATAACAGCACTGTTAGCAGCACTAAAAAATG tccAGTTGCCTTCAGTGTCGATCAGTGAAGAAACAGGTTTGGCAGAAGTTAACATGAACCAGAAAAGTCAACTGAATATCAAAAAGCACCCAGTTGCTACATCTTTTGCTATTTTCGATGA CACAATATTTATTGTAGATCCTACAGCTGAGGAGGAGGCCTTGGCATCGGGGATGGCTACAGTAGTAATTGACGAAGAGGATAGACTTTGTGCTGTACATAAGCCAG gTTTTCAACACTGTTTTAGAAAGCCTTCAAAGAAGGTGTTCAAACCACTTCAAAAGATTTGCAGTCAAACTATTAATACTGAAGTATCCAATTCCAGTTTTTGCCATTAA